One Brassica napus cultivar Da-Ae chromosome A1, Da-Ae, whole genome shotgun sequence genomic region harbors:
- the LOC106357386 gene encoding probable LRR receptor-like serine/threonine-protein kinase At4g31250: MTCHFVYSLLLLLLAASFALPISGDGDADALLKFKSSLVNATVLEAEGWDSGVPPCTGDRGSHSTWKGVMCDNGVVYALRLENMSLTGTLDLQPLVSMPSLESVSFMYNSFEGPMPRGVDGIVTLVYLYLAHNKFSGEIDGDLFDGMNDLVKVHLEGNMFSGEVPESLGRLPKLTELNLEDNMFTGTIPPFKHKSIVSVNVTNNQLEGRIPVALSLMNTTFFQGNKGLCGPPLLPCKNTPPLLPVFLLAITILAVVVLVVFFCSIFIFGRRKNKASEVHEHGYSSSLGTLSIPSEQQFSEKSSMDSKVYRKLANEVSQRDSVATSSILELPREEADKRVDQKKLHFVRNDREKFTLQEMLCASAEVLGSGGFGSSYKAALPSGRAVVIKRFRFMSNIGREELYDYMKRIGRLSHPNLLPLIAFHYRKDEKLFVTDYIPLGSLANLLHANRTPGPVVLDWPIRLKIARGVTRALDYLYKIFPDLNLPHGHLKSSNVLLDHDFEPLLTDYALVPVVNKDQSHFMVAYKSPEFTLENRTSRKSDVWSLGILILELLTGKFPANYLRHGKGSDDELAAWVESVARTEWTHDVFDKEMQAGREQEGQMLKLLKIGLRCCDWDVERRMELHEAADRIEEVDHGDVGESFQESFRSSYVTADYEYRFSRTTTGEFSLVSL, from the exons ATGACCTGTCATTTCGTATACTCTCTCTTACTATTACTCCTCGCTGCCAGCTTCGCCCTTCCTATCTCCGGCGACGGTGACGCTGATGCTCTTTTGAAGTTCAAGTCATCTCTCGTGAACGCCACTGTCCTCGAAGCCGAAGGATGGGACTCTGGTGTCCCTCCTTGCACCGGGGATAGAGGAAGCCACTCGACATGGAAAGGAGTGATGTGCGACAACGGCGTCGTTTACGCTCTCCGCTTAGAGAACATGAGCCTCACGGGGACGCTTGACTTGCAACCTCTCGTTTCAATGCCCAGTCTCGAGAGCGTGAGCTTCATGTATAACAGCTTCGAAGGGCCGATGCCACGTGGAGTCGACGGGATTGTAACTCTTGTGTATCTTTACTTGGCGCATAACAAGTTTTCGGGTGAGATCGACGGTGATTTGTTTGACGGCATGAATGATCTTGTGAAGGTTCATCTCGAAGGAAACATGTTTTCCGGTGAGGTTCCGGAGTCGTTGGGGAGACTGCCGAAGCTGACGGAGCTGAATCTTGAGGATAATATGTTCACCGGGACAATACCGCCGTTTAAACATAAGAGTATCGTTAGTGTTAACGTTACTAACAATCAGTTAGAGGGTCGTATTCCGGTTGCTCTCAGCCTCATGAACACCACTTTCTTCCAAg GCAACAAGGGGCTGTGTGGACCGCCTTTGCTTCCCTGCAAAAACACTCCCCCCTTGCTTCCGGTGTTTCTCCTTGCCATCACCATCCTCGCCGTCGTAGTACTCGTTGTCTTCTTCTGCTCCATTTTCATCTTCGGCCGCCGTAAAAATAAAGCAAGCGAAGTACATGAACACGGCTACAGCAGCAGCCTCGGTACACTCTCCATACCATCGGAGCAACAATTCAGCGAGAAGAGCTCGATGGACTCTAAAGTCTACAGGAAACTAGCCAACGAAGTTTCGCAACGAGACTCAGTAGCAACATCATCAATATTAGAGCTGCCTCGAGAGGAAGCCGACAAGCGAGTAGATCAAAAGAAGCTCCATTTCGTCCGGAATGATCGTGAGAAATTCACGCTCCAGGAAATGCTCTGTGCATCTGCGGAGGTTCTCGGAAGCGGGGGGTTTGGGTCATCCTACAAGGCGGCTTTACCTAGCGGACGTGCGGTGGTTATAAAGCGGTTTAGGTTTATGAGTAATATTGGAAGGGAAGAGTTGTATGATTATATGAAGAGGATCGGACGGTTATCTCACCCTAATCTCCTTCCGTTGATTGCCTTCCACTACAGAAAAGATGAGAAGCTTTTCGTCACTGATTATATTCCCCTTGGGAGCCTCGCCAATCTCCTCCATG CAAACCGGACACCCGGCCCGGTGGTTTTGGATTGGCCGATCCGGTTAAAGATTGCAAGAGGAGTCACTAGAGCTTTGGACTATCTCTACAAAATATTCCCTGATCTGAATCTCCCTCACGGCCATCTCAAATCATCCAACGTTTTGCTCGACCACGACTTCGAGCCGCTACTAACGGACTACGCTCTCGTCCCTGTGGTTAACAAAGATCAGTCTCACTTCATGGTGGCTTACAAGTCACCAGAGTTCACTCTGGAAAACCGGACATCAAGAAAGTCCGATGTGTGGAGCTTGGGAATCTTGATCCTCGAGTTACTCACTGGGAAGTTTCCGGCGAACTATCTCCGGCATGGGAAGGGATCTGACGACGAGCTAGCTGCTTGGGTTGAGTCAGTAGCGAGAACCGAGTGGACACATGATGTGTTTGATAAGGAGATGCAAGCAGGGAGAGAACAGGAAGGGCAGATGCTGAAGCTGCTCAAGATTGGGTTGAGGTGCTGTGACTGGGACGTAGAGAGGAGAATGGAGCTTCACGAGGCTGCTGATCGGATAGAGGAAGTTGATCACGGAGACGTTGGTGAAAGTTTTCAAGAGAGTTTTCGATCTTCATACGTGACTGCTGATTATGAGTATCGTTTTTCAAGAACCACGACTGGGGAGTTCTCGCTCGTGTCCCTCTAA
- the LOC106356035 gene encoding probable LRR receptor-like serine/threonine-protein kinase At4g31250: MILHDNKPAVVYSLLVLLLAVSFFVPISSDGDADALLKFKSSLVNATVLTGWGDSGDPPCTGKKGSNSKWKGVMCSAGVVYAIRLENMSLAGTLDVQALGSMRGLKSVSFMRNGFEGPIPSGLNGLGSLVHLYLAHNRFSGEIDGGLFDGMKDLVKVHLEGNRFSGEIPKSLGKLPKLTELNLEDNLFTGKIPPFNQENLVTVNVANNRLEGRIPLALGLMNITFFLGNKGLCGPPLLPCRHPRPPLVAVFLLALTILAVIVLITVFCSVCILSRRQRKGPEHDHGHSPSLGLGTVYGPSDQQQQNSEKSSQDSKVYRKLASEAVQRESTATSSALSQRALPREEDQRKLHFVRNDQEKFTLQDMLRASAEVLGSGGFGSSYKAALTGSRAVVVKRFRFMNNIRREEFYDHMKKIGRLSHPNLLPLIAFYYRKDEKLLVTNYIPNGSLANLLHANRTPGQVVLDWPIRLKIARGVTRGLAYLYRTFPDLNLPHGHLKSSNVLLDHDFEPLLTDYALVPVVNKDQSHQFMVAYKSPEFTQQDRTSRKSDVWSLGILILEILTGKFPANYLRQGKGADDELAAWVESVARTEWNADVFDKEMRAEKEQEGQMLKLLKIGLRCCDWDVERRMELHEAVDRIEEVDHREAGGSQESFRSSYVTASDGENRFSRAMTGEFSLV, from the exons ATGATTCTTCATGACAACAAACCTGCGGTGGTATACTCTCTTTTAGTATTATTACTCGCCGTTAGCTTCTTCGTTCCCATCTCCAGCGACGGTGACGCCGATGCTCTTCTGAAGTTCAAGTCATCTCTCGTGAACGCCACCGTCCTCACCGGATGGGGGGACTCCGGTGATCCTCCATGCACCGGGAAAAAAGGAAGCAACTCGAAATGGAAAGGAGTCATGTGTTCTGCCGGCGTTGTTTACGCTATCCGTCTAGAGAACATGAGCCTCGCGGGGACGCTTGACGTGCAAGCGCTAGGCTCCATGCGCGGTCTCAAGAGCGTTAGCTTCATGCGCAACGGTTTCGAAGGTCCAATACCAAGTGGACTCAACGGGCTTGGATCTCTTGTGCATCTTTACTTGGCGCATAACCGGTTTTCCGGCGAGATTGACGGTGGTTTGTTTGATGGAATGAAGGATTTGGTGAAGGTTCATCTTGAAGGAAACAGATTTTCCGGTGAGATTCCCAAGTCGTTGGGGAAGTTACCGAAGCTGACTGAACTGAATCTTGAGGATAATTTGTTCACCGGAAAGATACCGCCGTTTAATCAGGAGAATCTCGTTACCGTTAACGTCGCTAATAATCGTTTAGAGGGTCGTATTCCGTTAGCTCTCGGCCTCATGAACATCACCTTCTTCTTAG GTAACAAGGGACTGTGTGGACCGCCTTTGCTTCCCTGCAGACACCCTCGTCCACCGTTGGTTGCAGTGTTCCTACTTGCCCTCACCATCCTCGCCGTCATAGTCCTCATTACCGTTTTCTGTTCCGTTTGCATCCTCAGCCGTCGTCAACGCAAAGGTCCCGAACACGATCACGGCCACAGCCCCAGCCTCGGCCTCGGCACAGTCTACGGACCAAGCGATCAACAGCAACAAAACAGCGAGAAGAGCTCGCAGGACTCCAAGGTCTACAGGAAGCTAGCCAGCGAAGCTGTGCAGCGAGAGTCAACGGCAACATCATCAGCATTATCCCAGAGAGCTCTGCCTCGAGAGGAAGATCAGCGGAAGCTGCATTTCGTTCGGAATGATCAGGAGAAGTTCACGCTCCAGGATATGCTCCGTGCGTCCGCGGAGGTTCTCGGCAGCGGGGGGTTCGGATCGTCGTACAAGGCGGCTCTGACGGGAAGCCGCGCGGTGGTTGTGAAACGGTTTAGGTTTATGAATAATATCAGGAGAGAGGAGTTTTACGATCATATGAAGAAGATCGGACGGTTATCGCACCCTAATCTACTTCCGTTGATAGCATTCTACTACAGAAAAGATGAGAAGCTTCTCGTCACCAATTACATTCCCAATGGCAGCCTCGCCAATCTCCTCCATG CAAACCGGACACCCGGTCAAGTGGTTTTGGATTGGCCAATCCGGTTAAAGATTGCAAGAGGAGTCACAAGAGGCTTAGCTTATCTCTACAGAACATTCCCTGATCTGAACCTCCCTCACGGCCATCTCAAATCATCCAACGTGTTGCTCGACCACGACTTCGAGCCGCTACTAACAGACTACGCCCTCGTGCCAGTGGTCAACAAGGATCAATCTCACCAGTTCATGGTGGCGTACAAGTCACCAGAGTTCACTCAGCAAGACCGAACATCAAGAAAGTCTGACGTCTGGAGCTTAGGAATCTTAATCCTCGAGATACTGACGGGGAAGTTTCCGGCGAACTATCTCCGCCAAGGGAAGGGAGCTGATGACGAGCTAGCTGCATGGGTCGAGTCAGTAGCGAGAACTGAGTGGAATGCTGACGTGTTTGACAAGGAGATGAGAGCAGAGAAAGAACAAGAAGGGCAGATGCTGAAGCTGCTCAAGATTGGGTTGAGGTGTTGTGACTGGGACGTGGAGAGGAGAATGGAGCTTCACGAGGCTGTTGATCGGATAGAAGAAGTTGATCACAGAGAGGCAGGTGGAAGTCAAGAGAGTTTTCGATCTTCGTACGTGACGGCTAGTGATGGTGAAAATCGTTTTTCAAGAGCCATGACTGGAGAGTTCTCCCTCGTGTAA